A single Pristis pectinata isolate sPriPec2 chromosome 22, sPriPec2.1.pri, whole genome shotgun sequence DNA region contains:
- the LOC127581757 gene encoding phosphoserine aminotransferase-like isoform X1 gives MMESRNSVVDFSSDSTKLPLSVLLQTQKDLVNYRGLGVSVLELHHRSPEFTEILDATKSTLRELLKIPENYKILFLQCGASGQFGAIPFNFIGLKEARCAEFVITGAWSAEAAEEARKLGKVKIVHPEQNAYTTIPDPSKWDLGPDSSYFYYCADDSVNGVAFHFIPDSKKTVLISDMSSNFLSKPLDVSRFGVIFAAGQKSLGCAGVTVVLVREDLLESALNACPIVLNYKLQAGSIANTPPCYSIYIMHLVLDWIKSNGGPEAMEQNSIAKSKLLYDVIEGSGEFYVCPVDVKCRSRMNVVFQVGGPAGNDSLEQIFLDKAAGVGMTSLKGHRSVGGICASLHNVTLEETQKLAEFMMSFKNEHHLSSD, from the exons ATGATGGAGAGCAGGAATTCTGTGGTCGATTTTTCCTCTGATAGCACCAAGCTCCCTCTCTCG GTGCTGCTCCAAACTCAGAAGGACCTTGTGAATTACCGTGGACTTGGGGTCAGTGTTCTGG AGCTACATCACAGATCGCCAGAGTTCACTGAAATTCTGGACGCAACCAAATCCACTTTAAGAGAGCTGCT GAAGATCCCAGAAAACTACAAAATACTCTTCTTGCAATGTGGTGCGAGTGGTCAATTTGGTGCCATTCCTTTCAACTTCATTGGCCTGAAGGAAGCCAGATGTGCAGAATTTGTTATCACTGGGGCTTGGTCTGCTGAGGCAGCTGAAGAAGCCAGGAAGCTGGGGAAAGTGAAAATTGTCCACCCTGAACAAAATGCTTATACAA CAATCCCTGATCCTAGCAAGTGGGATCTCGGTCCTGACTCCTCCTATTTCTACTATTGTGCCGATGATTCTGTCAATGGTGTGGCGTTCCACTTTATTCCAGACTCCAAGAAAACTGTCCTGATCTCTGATATGTCCTCCAACTTCCTTTCCAAGCCCTTGGATGTCTCCAGG ttcgGTGTGATTTTTGCTGCTGGCCAGAAAAGCCTTGGTTGTGCAGGGGTAACAGTGGTATTAGTGAGAGAAGATCTCCTAGAATCTGCACTCAATGCATGCCCAATTGTGCTCAACTATAAACTACAAGCAGGAAGCATTGCTAATACTCCTCCATGTTACAG TATTTATATTATGCACTTGGTCTTGGATTGGATAAAGAGCAATGGAGGCCCTGAAGCAATGGAACAAAACAGTATTGCTAAATCAAAGCTGCTCTATGATGTGATTGAGGGCTCTGGTGAATTTTATGT ATGCCCTGTTGATGTGAAGTGTCGAAGCAGAATGAATGTAGTGTTCCAGGTTGGTGGTCCTGCTGGAAATGATTCCCTTGAACAGATTTtccttgataaagcagctggaGTTGGCATGACTTCACTGAAGGGCCACAG